DNA from Polaribacter sp. NJDZ03:
AAGAAGTTGCAAGGTACAAAGCGGTATTTAAGGCAATAGTTCTTACAAAAAGATTGCCAATCATCCCTAATAATCGTGGAATTTCTGAATGAACTTCAAACGAAATCCTCAATGAAATAGCCGTTTTTTTCAGCAACAAAACAAGAGCAATAATAGCCATTGTAATTTGCGCAATAATACTTGCATATGCAGCACCTTCAATATTCATGGCTGGTATATAGCCCTCAATTCCGTATACTAAAATAATGTCTAAAAAAACATTTAACAAAGCCCCTATAATTGCAATAATCATTGGGTAATAAGTATTTTGTAAACCTCTAAAAATGCCAAAAACAGCAAATACGAAAAGTGAAAATGGAAATCCAAATATTCGTATTTTAAAATAGGTAACACAATATTCTAAAACGGTTCCGGATGCATTATAAAATTGAAAAATTTCTTTTGAAAATGGATACGAAATTGCCAATATTACTAAACTTCCAAAAACTATAATGGCAATAGCCTGCGCTGGTAAACCTTTTACTTCCTCTAATTTATTAGCGCCTACATATTGAGAAACAATAGAAGAAATAGCACTTCTAATTTGTCCGAAAACCCAAATTAACATAGAAATAAATGCGCCTACAATGCCAACAGCTGCCAAACTTTCTGTTGCGTTTTCAGAAATGTTACCAATAATTGCTGTGTCTGTAATAGATAATAATGGTTCTGCAATACCTGCAATTAAAGCAGGAATTGCTAACTTATTAATATTCTTTAAAGTAATAGTTGTGCTCAAAAAATTATTTTTTGCAAAGGTAATTACATTTGCGTTAAAGATTGTAGCCTTTATAATACGTTCAAGATAAAATCCAATTCCATTATGAGTAATGAACGAGAACTTATAAAAGAAAACCTGTATCTGGTGGTAACAGCAAAAAAAAGTTTTAATACCTTAAATCTGCCGGTTCAATAAAATCAACCTCTAGCGTGTACATCTCTTTAATATAGGTTTTTATCTCAACAATAAATTCTTCTAATTTTTCTTCGGTAATTTCTACATCGGGTTTTCTATAATTTGATGAAAAGTTAATCGATAAAAAACCATTATTTAAGTTCTTAAAAGAATAAATACCACCTTCTAAAGGTTTCTTAAAATCATACTTTTTACTTTTTGTGTACAAATAAGCGTATAATAGTACTTGAATGGCTTTATGTTGCTCTTTTTCTCTTAACCTTTCGAATTCTACCACACGTAAATCTGCACCGCTTACCATACCAGTTTTATAATCGATAATACGCAAAACACCATTTAACTGATCTACTCTATCTACCAGACCGTGAATTTTTATAGGAAAATCAATTCCTTCAATTTCTATTTCTGTTGATAAATTTTCTTCTGTAGCAATAATCTTTAATTGATTGTTCTTGTCTTTTAACAAGTCCTTCTCTTGTGATAAAAAATTATTAACGAATCTATTTGCAACTTCAAAAATTAAGCGATTTCTTCCTGTAGAAATATCTCCATTTTTAAAAGCTTTCTTAAAATGTTTCACTACTAAATCTTTCGATTTTGTACGCATTAAATCGATGTCTTCTGTTTGTAAAAACTTCCCCACAAAAGGCACATATAATTCATCTAAAGCTTCATGAACAACTGTACCTAAAGTATTATAAGCAACGGTTTCCTCTACATCTTCAAACTCTTTTAATTTGATTATTTTTTGCTTATAAAACGAAATCGGATTGTATAAATAATTGGTTAATGCAGAAGGAGAAATTCCTTTTTCAGCCAATTCCTTCAATTTTTCTAAAACGGTTTCATCCTTCTTAATTTCTTTTAATTCAACTTTTTGATTCACAACTTTAGGAGCAACAGTTTTCTGAATTACATCTGTTCGCATCATTTCTAATTGCGTAACAAACCTACTTTTCTCTCCACTTCCTAAAACGTCGTGTTCTGTATTATAAATGATAAAAACGTTTTTTGCTCTTTGCATTAATCTAAAAAAGTGATACGAAAAAATAGCATCTTTTTCTCTATAGGTTGGCAAACCAAATTCTACTTTTACATCAAAAGGAATAAAAGAATTTTGCTGACTACTAGCTGGTAAAACTCCTTCGTTGGTAGAAACTAAAATAATATTTTCAAAATCTAAAACACGGGTTTCTAACATTCCCATTAATTGCAAACCTCTTAATGGTTCTCCTTGAAAGGATAAACTTTCAGAAGAAATTAATTGTCTAAAAAAAAGAGCTAATGTTTTTAAATCAGGGAAATATTTAAACTCATTTTGCAATGTTTTTAACTGCGTAAATGTGGTGTAAAATCTGAATAAATATTCTTTTTCTAAATCGCTAACATCTTCTTTTAAATAGTTTATTAAGTTTAAAATTCTGTCTATAAATTCATCTACGGAAGCATAAGAGCTAAATATTGAAACCAACACCTGTTTTAATGCTACTTCTGAATTTTCTAATAATTTATGAATATCATTCTGATTGATAAAGGTCTGATTATGCTTTGCAATATTATCTGAAAATGTATCTATTTCTGGAATCAATCTATAAATAGATTGATGTTTTAAAAACCGAATAACGTCTTTATAATAAAACTCATTTACAATTGATTTTTGCAATTTATCTTGAGAAATAAACAATTGAAATATAGAAAACAATAAGTTGGTTGTAGGTACATCTTTTAATGGGTACCCCATAGTAATGTTAATCGCATTAATATTTTTGGGCAAAGAATTTAACGTAATTGGCAACAATGTTTCATCTGCTAAAACCAAAGCCGTATTTTTAAAATCTGTAATTTTCTCTAAAATTTCACCTGCATATTTAATTTGAGTGGTATTTTTAGAAGCTCCAATAACCTCTATATTTTTAGGTGCAGAAAATGTGTCACCTAAGGTTTTTATATCATTTTTCTCATAATATCTCCACTCCTTTTTATATCTTCTTATAAATTTACCTGCTTGATGATTAGATTTAAAAAAAGATTCATCAATATCCCAATAAATTTCTGAATTTCCAATTTCTAAAACTTTTTGAAATAATAATTCTTCTGCTGCATTTAAGGCATTAAATCCAATGAAGAAGAATTTTTTATCGCTGTTTTTTTCTAAAAAAGAATCTATTTTTTTACAAGACTCTCTATAAATTAAACCTTGATACCCAATATTATTTTCTTTTAAAAATTGATAAAAAGCATTGTAATAAGTATTTAGTTTTTCAAGAAACAAATAATGATCTTTCATTAATTCGGTTTCTTTAAACTCTCCTTCTACAGACCATTTCTTTAAACGCTGAATATCTCTCAAATAATGAAAAATGTCTTTAGTTGCTATTAAGTGCTGATCTATTTCGTTAAAATCTTGAATAACCGTAAAAGCCCAAGAAGCAAACACATCAAAAGTTACAGGTTCTTTCTCAATACCCTTATAAATAGTATAAAAATAAAATAATAACTGAATGCTATCAGCCTTTTCAATTCCAGAAATTTTGTTGATAAACTGCTCTACATTTATAATTTCCGGTAAAAAACCAACGGTAATTTTATCTTTAAAGGTTTGTTTTACAAACACTTTTGCTCTTTGAGAAGGAAGTACAAAAATGACATCTTCAAAAGATTTTGTTGTTTTTAAAATAGTCTCTATTGTAGTAGAAATAAAAGATTGCATAGTTTAAAGTAGGTCTCAACTCCGTTAAAACAGACATTTAGAAAAAACTGTCTACAAAAAGCGAAATTGAGAGGTTCATATGAAATACCAAATTACAATTTTTATCCTATTTTTGAGTAATCAAATTTTTAATTTTAAGAATAAAAAAATGCAAAATGAATTAAACATAGTTGGTATTCAGTCAGATTTAGCTTGGGAAAATCCAGCCAAGAATCTTACTTTTTTTGAACAAAAAATAAATACACTGTCTAAAAATACAGATTTAGTAGTGTTACCAGAAATGTTTACTTCTGGTTTTACCATGAATCCAAAAAAAGTAGCAGAGAAAATGGATGGTAAATCCATTTCTTGGATGCTTAAAATGGCTACAGAAAATAATTTTGCGATTTGTGGAAGTTTAGTGATTTCTGAGCAAGGGAATTTCTACAATCGTTTGGTCTTTATACATCCATCAGGCAAAATAGAAACCTATAATAAACGACATTCTTTTACTTTAGCAGCAGAGGATAAAGTATACACTTCAGGAACAGAAAAACTAATTGTAAATTACAAAGGATGGAAAATTTGTCCTTTGATATGTTATGATCTACGTTTCCCTATATGGGCTAGAAATACAGAAAATTACGATCTATTAATATTTGTGGCAAATTGGCCTACTATTAGAATAAAAGCATGGTATACGCTATTAAAAGCACGTGCAATAGAAAACATGACTTATGTTATTGGAATAAATAGAACCGGAAAAGACGCTAATAATTATGAATATACTGGAAACTCACTAATTGTTAATTTTTTTGGTGAAGAAACTTCTAAGCTTAAAAATAATGAAGTAGGAATTATAAAGTCAAGTTTAGTTAAAACAGATCAAGATTACAATAGGAAAAAAATGGGTTTTTTAAATGATAAAGATACTTTTAAAATTATGTTATAAAATTTAACCAAATAAATGTTTAGGTTTTAAGACACAGAAAAATAAAAACACCACCAACCTTTCTATCATAAATAAATACTAATCATTTTATAATTTATTAAGTAATGTTATTATGTAACTTTATAAATACCACATAGTATTATAAACAATTAGGGCGTGCCCATTTTTAAAAAGCAAGAATAAGAATAAGGAGCATATGCCCTAAAAATGGTCAGGCTATCCATTACAAGTCCTCGTTCGTACCTCACTGTGGGCTTTTCACTTCTATCCTTCACGCAAAAAATAATCCAATTAAATTAATACCAACCAACTAAGAGACTACTAAAAAGCATTTTAGTATATCATTATAGATCTTGTTATTACTTGTATTTCATGAATTTATAAAATAAATCAATTTAAGCCCATAAAAAAACAAAACTTTATAAGACTGAACTTATTTCAATATCTCAACATAATTAAATACAATCCTTTATAAAAAATTAAATAGAACAAGATTGCTAAAAATAACAATGATTAAGTAAGGCTAGCCATGGTTTCTAAGAATTATCATTGAAATTGGCACATTATACACCCAATTCTCATTTCTAAATTTGGGAGAGAAATCACATAACAGTGTAAAGTATTGTTTTATAAAGCGTATGAGATTTTACCTGCCATCGAAATGACAATTTAAATAGTCTTATCTAATACACAGAATAAAAAAAAGACTGTGCTTTCAGTTTAGCAGAAAAAAAACTCAATTCCAAAGAATTAATGTAAACCTAAAATAAATTCAGATTGACAAATAACTAGAATACACGCAAGGCTAGTGCTGGTTTGTAACGAGTACTATCAAAGATAAACAGATTTTACACCAGTTTGTCATTTCTACCTTTTGGGGAGAAATCATCTAACAATGTAAAGTATTCTATAATCAAAGATATGAGATTTCTACTATCGTAGAAATAACAACATAGATAGTTTTATATAATGTGATAAAAAAAAGACTGTGCTTTCTGTTTAGCACATAAAAAACTCAATTCCAAAGAATTAAGGTAAACCTATAATAAATTAAGATCGATAAAAAATAAAGATTTCCGCAAGGCTAGTGCTCGTTTGTAACGAGTACCGTCACAGATGATCCGTTTTCACACAGTTTGCCATTCTACTTTGAGTTTAGCACAAAAAAAAACCTCAATTCGTAAGAATTGAGGTTTAAAGAAAGGCGGCGACCTACTCTCCCACATAAATGCAGTACCATCGGCGCGATTGGGCTTAACTTCTCTGTTCGAGATGGGAAGAGGTGAGCCCCAATGCTATAACCACCCTAAAATTTTCAGCTAAATTGCTTCAACTGTATAAGTTGACATATGGTAAAATAATATCGTTTTTTCGTAATAAATAAAGAGGTTCTGCTCCCGCCTTTCGGCGGGAAGCGTACATAAGTCTATGGGTTATTAGTATCACTTGGCTATGACATTACTGCCTTTACACCTATGACCTATCAACGTTGTAATCTCCAACGACCCTTTAAAGAAATCTCATCTTGTGGTGGGTTTCGCGCTTATATGCTTTCAGCGCTTATCCCTTCCCGACGTAGCTACCCTGCTATGCTTCTGGCGAAACAACAGGTACACTAGAGGTCAGTCCAACTCGGTCCTCTCGTACTAGAGTCAGATCCACGCAAATTTCTAACGCCCACAGCAGATAGAGACCGAACTGTCTCACGACGTTCTGAACCCAGCTCGCGTGCCACTTTAATGGGCGAACAGCCCAACCCTTGGGACCTTCTCCAGCCCCAGGATGTGACGAGCCGACATCGAGGTGCCAAACCCCCCCGTCGATATGAGCTCTTGGGGGAGATCAGCCTGTTATCCCCGGAGTACCTTTTATCCTTTGAGCGATGGCCCTTCCATGCGGAACCACCGGATCACTATGCTCTTGTTTCCAACCTGATCGACCTGTATGTCTCTCAGTCAAGCACCCTTATGCCATTGCACTCTACGTACGGTTACCAAGCGTACTGAGGGTACCTTTAGAAGCCTCCGTTACTCTTTTGGAGGCGACCACCCCAGTCAAACTACCCACCAAGCACTGTCCTCATCTCTGAGTTAGACTCTAGATAAGCAAAGGGTGGTATTTCAAGGACGACTCCACAACGCCTAGCGACGCCGCTTCAATGTCTCCCACCTATCCTACACATTACTTATCCAAAGCCAATACTAAGCTATAGTAAAGGTTCACGGGGTCTTTTCGTCCCGCTGCGGGTAATCGGCATCTTCACCGATACTACAATTTCACCGAGCTCATGGCTGAGACAGTGTCCAGATCGTTGCACCATTCGTGCAGGTCGGAACTTACCCGACAAGGAATTTCGCTACCTTAGGACCGTTATAGTTACGGCCGCCGTTTACTGGGGCTTCATTTCAGATCTTCGCCGAAGCTAAACCCTCCACTTAACCTTCCAGCACCGGGCAGGTGTCAGGCCTTATACATCATCTTTCAATTTAGCAAAGCCCTGTGTTTTTGATAAACAGTCGCCTGGACCTTTTCACTGCGGCCCATCCGAAGATGGGCGACCCTTCTCCCGAAGTTACGGGTCTATTTTGCCTAGTTCCTTAGCCATGAATCTCTCGAGCACCTTAGAATTCTCATCCCAACTACCTGTGTCGGTTTACGGTACGGGTTCTTATAATCTGAAGCTTAGAGGTTTTTCTTGGAAGCCCTTAGGCACACTATCCAATTGTCCGAAGACGCTTGGTACTATCACATTTTACCTAGATCTGCGGATTTGCCTACAGTTCCAATAGCTACATGTTTCAACGAACTATTCCGTCAGTTCGCGGTGCTTTCATTACTCCGTCACCCCATCGCAATTATAAGAAGTACAGGAATATTAACCTGTTATCCATCGACTACTCCCTTCGGATTCGCCTTAGGACCCGACTAACCCTCAGCTGATTAGCATCGCTGAGGAAACCTTAGTCTTTCGGTGTGGGGGTTTCTCGCCCCCATTATCGTTACTTATGCCTACATTTTCTTTTGTAAACACTCCAGCATACCTCACAGTACACCTTCTACGCTGATTACAATGCTCCCCTACCACTAACGTGTCTTTCAACGTTAATCCATAGCTTCGGTAATATGTTTATGCCCGATTATTATCCATGCAAAATCGCTCGACTAGTGAGCTGTTACGCACTCTTTAAATGAATGGCTGCTTCCAAGCCAACATCCTAGCTGTCTAAGCAATTTCACCTCGTTTTTTCAACTTAACATATATTTGGGGACCTTAGCTGATGGTCTGGGTTCTTTCCCTCTCGGACATGGACCTTAGCACCCATGCCCTCACTGCTGAGAAACATTTTATAGCATTCGGAGTTTGTCAGGAATTGGTAGGCGGTGAAGCCCCCGCATCCAATCAGTAGCTCTACCTCTATAAAACTTTTACTCAACGCTGCACCTAAATGCATTTCGGGGAGTACGAGCTATTTCCGAGTTTGATTGGCCTTTCACCCCTACCCACAGGTCATCCAAAGACTTTTCAACGTCAACTGGTTCGGTCCTCCACTGTATGTTACTACAGCTTCAACCTGCCCATGGGTAGATCACTCGGTTTCGCGTCTACTACTACTAACTAAAGCGCCCTATTCAGACTCGCTTTCGCTACGGCTCCTTGACTTAATCAATTAACCTTGCTAGAAACAGTAACTCGTAGGCTCATTATGCAAAAGGCACGCCGTCACAACTCGAAGTTGCTCCGACCGCTTGTAGGCGTACGGTTTCAGGTTCTATTTCACTCCCTTACTTAGGGTTCTTTTCACCTTTCCCTCACGGTACTAGTTCACTATCGGTCTCTCAGGAGTATTTAGCCTTACCGGATGGTCCCGGTGGATTCATACAGGATTACTCGTGTCCCGCACTACTCAGGGTACCACTATCTTAAATTCGTTTACTTTTACGGGACTATCACCCTCTATGGTTTGTCTTTCCAAACAATTCTAATTCACTTATCTTCGAATATCGTGGCCCTACAACCCCTATTTTGCCGTAACAAAATAGGTTTGGGCTAATCCGCGTTCGCTCGCCACTACTAACGGAATCACTATTGTTTTCTCTTCCTCCGGTTACTTAGATGTTTCAGTTCACCGGGTTTACTCCTATTGCTAGGTGACATGTCTTCAACATGCCGGGTTGCCCCATTCGGAAATCTACGGATTAAAAGGTATGTGCCCCTCCCCGTAGCTTATCGCAGCTTATCACGTCCTTCGTCGTCTCTGAGAGCCTAGGCATCCGCCATACGCCCTTACTTAACTTATTGTACTTTTTGCTACAGTGTGTTGCCACACTATAATGAACTCTTTTATATTTTTATAAAAAAATTATTTAATTAGATATTACTCTAATCGTTCTCTATCTATTTGATTCTTACGATATCATTTTACCAATATGTCAATGAACTTGAGGCGAATCGCCACTGATAATTAAATCAGCAACAACATTAAGCCGTTGTGGAGAATATCGGAGTCGAACCGATGACCTCTTGCGTGCAAGGCAAGCGCTCTAGCCAGCTGAGCTAATCCCCCATTATGAAATTCAGAATAAATTCTAAATTATGAATGTAGAATCCTCTTACTTCCAGAATTTCCTTAGTATTTTTGCTTTTTTGTAGTCCCGGGCAGACTCGAACTGCCGACCTCTACATTATCAGTGTAGCGCTCTAACCAGCTGAGCTACGAGACTATAATAGCTTAAATACTTTTTATTTTAAAATTAACAGCAAAGAGTAAAAATGACCTTTTTTTGTAACTCACCATCTTTCTCTAGAAAGGAGGTGTTCCAGCCGCACCTTCCGGTACGGCTACCTTGTTACGACTTAGCCCTAGTTACCAGTTTTACCCTAGGCGGCTCCTCACGGTGACCGACTTCAGGCACTCCCAGCTTCCATGGCTTGACGGGCGGTGTGTACAAGGCCCGGGAACGTATTCACCGGATCATGGCTGATATCCGATTACTAGCGATTCCAGCTTCACGGAGTCGAGTTGCAGACTCCGATCCGAACTGTGATATGGTTTATAGATTCGCTCTCTGTTGCCAGATGGCTGCTCATTGTCCATACCATTGTAGCACGTGTGTGGCCCAGGACGTAAGGGCCGTGATGATTTGACGTCATCCCCACCTTCCTCACTACTTGCGTAGGCAGTCTCGTTAGAGTCCCCATCATAACATGCTGGCAACTAACGACAGGGGTTGCGCTCGTTATAGGACTTAACCTGACACCTCACGGCACGAGCTGACGACAACCATGCAGCACCTTGTAATCTGTCCGAAGAAAACTCTATCTCTAAAGCTGTCAGACTACATTTAAGCCCTGGTAAGGTTCCTCGCGTATCATCGAATTAAACCACATGCTCCACCGCTTGTGCGGGCCCCCGTCAATTCCTTTGAGTTTCAGTCTTGCGACCGTACTCCCCAGGTGGGATACTTATCACTTTCGCTTAGTCACTGAGCATACACCCAACAACTAGTATCCATCGTTTACGGCGTGGACTACCAGGGTATCTAATCCTGTTCGCTCCCCACGCTTTCGTCCCTCAGCGTCAGTACATACGTAGTAGACTGCCTTCGCAATCGGTATTCTGTGTAATATCTATGCATTTCACCGCTACACTACACATTCTATCTACTTCCATATGACTCAAGTCAACCAGTATCAAAGGCAGTTCCATAGTTGAGCTATGGGATTTCACCTCTGACTTAATTGACCGCCTGCGGACCCTTTAAACCCAATGATTCCGGATAACGCTCGGACCCTCCGTATTACCGCGGCTGCTGGCACGGAGTTAGCCGGTCCTTATTCTTACAGTACCGTCAAGCTGGTATACATACCAGTGTTTCTTCCTGTATAAAAGAAGTTTACAACCCATAGGGCAGTCATCCTTCACGCGGCATGGCTGGGTCAGAGTTGCCTCCATTGCCCAATATTCCTCACTGCTGCCTCCCGTAGGAGTCTGGTCCGTGTCTCAGTACCAGTGTGGGGGATCTCCCTCTCAGGACCCCTACCTATCAAAGTCATGGTAAGCCGTTACCTTACCATCTAACTAATAGGACGCATAGCCATCTTTTACCAATAAATCTTTAATTAAAACTCGATGCCGAGTCTCAATACTATGAGGCATTAATCTTCATTTCTAAAGGCTATTCCTCAGTAAAAGGTAGGTTCTATACGCGTTACGCACCCGTGCGCCGGTCGTCATCTGTGCAAGCACAATGTTACCCCTCGACTTGCATGTGTTAAGCCTGCCGCTAGCGTTCATCCTGAGCCAGGATCAAACTCTTCATTGTATATTTTAAATATTTTAATGAATAAGTTTCAAAAGAATTTGTTTAAATAAATCTAAACATGGTTATTCTACTCTTTAATTACGCTGTCAATTTCAATATTTTCAATGAACTTTGTTTTAATCTTAATAAACAACTTAAAGTTATTTATTGGTTAAAACTTTGTAGAAATGCTAGAATCGAACTAACTGACTTTTTTAATAGTCATTCCAAATTTTCTTTGATCGTTTTTGCTGTATTTCTTAGCGGCTGCAAATATACAAACTATTTCTAATCTGACAATAAAAAATTAAACTTTTTTTTATTTTAATTTCAACGCTAAAATTAAATCTTAATCACCTTCTGATGAATGTTTTTTGAGATTTAAAAGCAAACTATAAATGAACGAAACTAACAAACTAATATTGCTGTTAGCGGGTGCAAACTTACAACTCCTTTTTAATCTAACAGCTATCTTTTAACCTTTATTTTAATTTAATTTTACATTAAGTTATAAAACACTTATTTTAAAAGAGTTATAAATCATCTTTTTTTTATTTTATTTTGAAGAACTTGGATTTACAATTTATTTTGGAGTTCAAGGGATGGTTTTAACACATAGTAGCATAGAAAACATAGAAGAGTTGAGTAGCCTATTTTAATGTGAATTATTTTTTTTCTACTTTGAAGCTTGTTGAAATAGATATTATTTTTAAATATATTGTACTTGAAGTCTGTTTTACTAGTTAATGATAACTCCATTTTTGGCGCGATGTTTGTTCTTAATTTATTTTTTGGGGAAATTATATAAGAAGTCTACTCATGGAATATTGAAATGATCCCTTTAATATAGATTTTACTAAAAAAATAAGAACATAGATCCTCTTACTAAATAAAACATTTGTCTATTGAGTATTTATTAGATATAAATGGAAAGTAAAATTGTTTCCTTCTTAAAACAGGCTTTCATACGAATGATGGATATTTATAGGAAACAAATCCTTTTTAGTTTTTGAAACCTGAAGAGGCTAAATTTATTGTTCTCGGAATTAGGTTCTGAAACTATCTAGAACTACTAATTAATTCGCTGCACCTTTTTTACTGCATAGGTTTTGCGTAGGGCTTTGTATTATCACTGTCGTGGGACTTCTCAATATTTGTATGTGACAAATTTTGAAGTTGTTATAAAAGGTTTTATTCTATTTCCTTTACTAGGAATTCTTAACAGACGAACACTTTTAAATAAACAACAAAAAAAATGACCTCATAATGTAATAGAAAACGTAAACTTTGGGTTTTATAAAAAAGCCCCTTCTGGTTTTTAAAACTTGAAGGGGCTGATATTTCTTATAAGAGATTGCTACATTAAACAAAAAAAATTGTTTAATTATGATACAAGTTAGCAAACTGGTTTAGCCCTGATTGAAGTGACATCCTTTTTGTTTTTTACAAAAAGATATAACGGAAAGCAGGAAACAGCTTCTAATACTAACTAGGATTTATCATCCATTTGAATTTAAAGTCTGTTTGAGGAACTACAATTCTTTCTGTAATTCTGTACATTCTGTCTGGTAACTTCATTAGATAATCTCTAGCTTTTTCTGCTTCTGGCGTAAGATTTGTAATTTTATCAATTTCCCAAGCTTCGTTTAACTTTCTTATAATGTCTACGTAATCGAAACCTGTATAAACACCAACTCTTTGTGCAACAATTGAAAAATCATCGAACAGAGTTCCTTTTTCTTCAAAAGATTCTCTTAAGTGCATTGCAGGCATTACAATTTTATATTTCATCATGTGTTGAAAAGCCAACATCATTTCACTAGGGTCTATTTTAAATATTTCTTTTACGAATTCTGTATATGCATGGTGGTGGCGCATTTCGTCTCCTGCAATAATTCTAGACATTTTAGCTAATGCTTTGTGTCCTTTTTTACGTGCAATTTTAGCTACATTGTTGTGTGAAATATAGGTTGCTAATTCTTGAAAACTTGTGTACACGAAGTTTTTATATGGGTCTGTTGAAGTACCAATATCAAAACCGTCTGCAATTAAGTGTTGTGTAGAAATTTCTACTTCACGCATATTTACTCGACCGGATAAATACAAGTATTTGTTTAAAACGTCTCCGTGTCTGTTTTCTTCTGCTGTCCAAGTTCTTACCCATTTTGCCCAACTATTGTCTGGGTCTTGGCATACTCCATCTAAATCTAGTAACCAAGATTCGTAGGTTGGCAATGCTTCTTCTGTAATGGTATCTCCTACTAATACAACCCAAAAATCGTCATGTAATTCTTTAGATAATTCTCTAATTTCTTCTACTTCTGAAATAAAAGAGTCTTTTTGAGAATTGGGTAAAAAATCTGTTGGCTGCCAGATTTTTTCTGCAGGGATTAAATATTTTTCCATGAAACGATCCATACTTTTTTCTAAAGTTAGCATCACTTCTTTTCTTACATTATGTATAGACATATTTTTATTTTATGTATTCTTTAATAACTGATTCTGTTTTTTCTAATAATTCATCAAAAGGTAAAGAGTTTATTTTTACGGGTTGATGTACTGTAAATGTAATTGGGCTACCTAAACCTAATGGAAATTTTCCGTATTTAAAAATTTTCCAAGAATTATTTATGGTAATCGGCACAATATAG
Protein-coding regions in this window:
- a CDS encoding MATE family efflux transporter, coding for MSTTITLKNINKLAIPALIAGIAEPLLSITDTAIIGNISENATESLAAVGIVGAFISMLIWVFGQIRSAISSIVSQYVGANKLEEVKGLPAQAIAIIVFGSLVILAISYPFSKEIFQFYNASGTVLEYCVTYFKIRIFGFPFSLFVFAVFGIFRGLQNTYYPMIIAIIGALLNVFLDIILVYGIEGYIPAMNIEGAAYASIIAQITMAIIALVLLLKKTAISLRISFEVHSEIPRLLGMIGNLFVRTIALNTALYLATSYATDYGKEYIAAYTIGINIWLLGAFMVDGYASAGNILSGKFLGAKDYTSLVELSNKLLKYGLAIGVLIGMVGFIFYNFIGQIFTKEPAVLEQFYNVFWIVLLMQPINAISFIFDGMFKGMGEMKYLRNLLLLSTALVFIPTLLIFDYFDLKLIAIWIAFTLWMIARGLPLIIRFRKKFIPLVVNE
- a CDS encoding PD-(D/E)XK nuclease family protein, which produces MQSFISTTIETILKTTKSFEDVIFVLPSQRAKVFVKQTFKDKITVGFLPEIINVEQFINKISGIEKADSIQLLFYFYTIYKGIEKEPVTFDVFASWAFTVIQDFNEIDQHLIATKDIFHYLRDIQRLKKWSVEGEFKETELMKDHYLFLEKLNTYYNAFYQFLKENNIGYQGLIYRESCKKIDSFLEKNSDKKFFFIGFNALNAAEELLFQKVLEIGNSEIYWDIDESFFKSNHQAGKFIRRYKKEWRYYEKNDIKTLGDTFSAPKNIEVIGASKNTTQIKYAGEILEKITDFKNTALVLADETLLPITLNSLPKNINAINITMGYPLKDVPTTNLLFSIFQLFISQDKLQKSIVNEFYYKDVIRFLKHQSIYRLIPEIDTFSDNIAKHNQTFINQNDIHKLLENSEVALKQVLVSIFSSYASVDEFIDRILNLINYLKEDVSDLEKEYLFRFYTTFTQLKTLQNEFKYFPDLKTLALFFRQLISSESLSFQGEPLRGLQLMGMLETRVLDFENIILVSTNEGVLPASSQQNSFIPFDVKVEFGLPTYREKDAIFSYHFFRLMQRAKNVFIIYNTEHDVLGSGEKSRFVTQLEMMRTDVIQKTVAPKVVNQKVELKEIKKDETVLEKLKELAEKGISPSALTNYLYNPISFYKQKIIKLKEFEDVEETVAYNTLGTVVHEALDELYVPFVGKFLQTEDIDLMRTKSKDLVVKHFKKAFKNGDISTGRNRLIFEVANRFVNNFLSQEKDLLKDKNNQLKIIATEENLSTEIEIEGIDFPIKIHGLVDRVDQLNGVLRIIDYKTGMVSGADLRVVEFERLREKEQHKAIQVLLYAYLYTKSKKYDFKKPLEGGIYSFKNLNNGFLSINFSSNYRKPDVEITEEKLEEFIVEIKTYIKEMYTLEVDFIEPADLRY
- a CDS encoding nitrilase family protein translates to MQNELNIVGIQSDLAWENPAKNLTFFEQKINTLSKNTDLVVLPEMFTSGFTMNPKKVAEKMDGKSISWMLKMATENNFAICGSLVISEQGNFYNRLVFIHPSGKIETYNKRHSFTLAAEDKVYTSGTEKLIVNYKGWKICPLICYDLRFPIWARNTENYDLLIFVANWPTIRIKAWYTLLKARAIENMTYVIGINRTGKDANNYEYTGNSLIVNFFGEETSKLKNNEVGIIKSSLVKTDQDYNRKKMGFLNDKDTFKIML
- a CDS encoding acyl-ACP desaturase; translation: MSIHNVRKEVMLTLEKSMDRFMEKYLIPAEKIWQPTDFLPNSQKDSFISEVEEIRELSKELHDDFWVVLVGDTITEEALPTYESWLLDLDGVCQDPDNSWAKWVRTWTAEENRHGDVLNKYLYLSGRVNMREVEISTQHLIADGFDIGTSTDPYKNFVYTSFQELATYISHNNVAKIARKKGHKALAKMSRIIAGDEMRHHHAYTEFVKEIFKIDPSEMMLAFQHMMKYKIVMPAMHLRESFEEKGTLFDDFSIVAQRVGVYTGFDYVDIIRKLNEAWEIDKITNLTPEAEKARDYLMKLPDRMYRITERIVVPQTDFKFKWMINPS